One Streptomyces sp. NBC_01217 genomic region harbors:
- a CDS encoding bifunctional [glutamine synthetase] adenylyltransferase/[glutamine synthetase]-adenylyl-L-tyrosine phosphorylase: MATVPGRRSSTFTRLLRHGFTDPSAAERLLDLPELSSVRTDPVLLDALGATADPDLALRGVVRLVEAEAPDERQVLLDTLVTAKPLRDRLLGVLGASEALGDHLARHPHDWHALVTYEATDLHPGVAEFEQGLAGADDQDSLRVAYRRCLLAIAARDVCGTTDVAEAAAELADLATATLRAALAIARTAAPSDAARCRLAVIAMGKCGGHELNYVSDVDVIFVAEPVDGAEESSAVQAATRLAAHMMRICSDTTVEGTIWPVDANLRPEGRNGPLVRTLTSHLAYYQRWAKTWEFQALLKARPVAGDPELGAEYVEAVSPLVWQAADRENFVADVQKMRRRVVDNIPADRVDREIKLGPGGLRDVEFAVQLLQLVHGRSDTTLRSGTTLEALRALAAGGYVGRVDAAQLDDAYRFLRAMEHRIQLYRLRRTHLVPEDEPDLRRLGRSLGMRTDPITELNQAWKRHASVVRRLHEKLFYRPLLDAVAQLAPGESRLSAKAAKHRLEALGYADPADALRHLEALSSGVSRKAAIQRTLLPVLLGWFADSADPDAGLLGFRKVSDALGKTPWYLRLLRDEGAAAENLARVLSAGRLAPDLLLRAPEAVAILGDPQGLKPRRREHLEQEVLAAVGRAENAESAVAVVRGVRRRELFRTTAADLIGSYGTEESPAEKDHGALVDRVGNAVTDLNAVTIAGALRAAVREQWGDTLPTRFAVIGMGRFGGHELGYGSDADVLFVHSPREGVDEQEAARAANQVVSEMRRLLQLPTADPPLIIDADLRPEGKSGPLVRTLGSYEAYYRRWSLVWESQALLRAEPMAGDEELGREFIELIDRLRYPMEGLGEDAVREIRRLKARMESERLPRGADPTLHTKLGRGGLSDVEWTVQLMQMQYGWAEPGLRTTRTREALAAACAAELIPAEDAQTLDEAWVLATRVRNAVMLVRGRPGDTFPSGPRELTAVGRYLGYEPGHVGDMLDDYRRITRRARAVVEERFYGA; the protein is encoded by the coding sequence ATGGCGACGGTGCCGGGGCGCAGGAGCAGTACGTTCACCCGACTGCTGCGGCACGGTTTCACCGATCCATCCGCCGCCGAGCGTCTTCTCGACCTGCCCGAACTGTCGTCCGTGCGCACCGACCCGGTGCTCCTCGACGCGCTCGGGGCCACCGCCGATCCCGATCTGGCGCTGCGCGGAGTGGTCCGGCTGGTCGAGGCCGAGGCGCCGGACGAGCGGCAGGTCCTGCTGGACACCCTCGTCACCGCCAAACCACTGCGGGACCGGCTGCTCGGGGTGCTCGGCGCGTCCGAGGCGCTCGGCGACCACCTCGCCCGCCACCCCCACGACTGGCACGCGCTCGTCACCTACGAGGCCACCGATCTGCACCCCGGGGTCGCCGAGTTCGAGCAGGGGCTCGCCGGGGCCGACGACCAGGACTCGCTGCGCGTCGCCTACCGCCGGTGCCTGCTGGCCATAGCGGCCCGCGATGTGTGCGGTACGACGGACGTCGCCGAGGCCGCCGCCGAGCTGGCCGATCTGGCCACGGCGACCCTGCGGGCGGCGCTCGCCATCGCCCGTACGGCCGCACCCTCCGACGCCGCCCGGTGCCGGCTCGCCGTCATCGCGATGGGCAAGTGCGGCGGGCACGAGCTGAACTACGTCTCCGACGTCGACGTCATCTTCGTCGCGGAACCGGTCGACGGCGCCGAGGAGAGCTCGGCCGTACAGGCCGCCACCCGGCTGGCCGCGCACATGATGCGGATCTGCTCCGACACGACCGTCGAGGGCACCATCTGGCCCGTCGACGCCAACCTGCGCCCCGAGGGCCGCAACGGGCCCCTCGTCCGCACGCTGACCTCGCATCTCGCGTACTACCAGCGCTGGGCCAAGACCTGGGAGTTCCAGGCGCTCCTCAAGGCCCGCCCGGTGGCCGGTGACCCCGAACTGGGCGCGGAGTACGTCGAGGCCGTGTCCCCGCTCGTATGGCAGGCGGCGGACCGGGAGAACTTCGTCGCCGACGTACAGAAGATGCGCCGCCGCGTCGTCGACAACATCCCCGCCGACCGCGTCGACCGCGAGATCAAGCTCGGCCCCGGCGGGCTGCGGGACGTCGAATTCGCCGTACAGCTGCTCCAGCTGGTGCACGGCCGCAGCGACACCACCCTGCGCAGCGGCACCACCCTGGAGGCCCTGCGGGCGCTCGCCGCGGGCGGCTACGTGGGACGGGTGGACGCCGCCCAGCTGGACGACGCCTACCGCTTCCTGCGCGCCATGGAGCACCGCATCCAGCTCTACCGGCTGCGCCGCACCCATCTGGTCCCCGAGGACGAACCGGACCTGCGGCGGCTCGGACGCTCCCTCGGGATGCGTACCGACCCGATCACCGAGCTCAACCAGGCGTGGAAGCGGCACGCGTCCGTGGTGCGGCGGCTGCACGAGAAGCTGTTCTACCGGCCGCTGCTGGACGCCGTCGCCCAGCTCGCGCCCGGCGAGTCCCGGCTCAGCGCGAAGGCGGCCAAGCACCGGCTCGAAGCGCTCGGCTACGCGGACCCGGCCGACGCGCTCCGGCACCTGGAGGCGCTGTCGTCCGGGGTGTCCCGCAAGGCCGCCATTCAGCGGACCCTGCTGCCGGTGCTGCTCGGCTGGTTCGCGGACTCCGCTGATCCGGACGCCGGGCTGCTCGGCTTTCGCAAGGTGTCCGACGCCCTCGGCAAGACCCCCTGGTACCTGCGGCTGCTGCGCGACGAGGGCGCGGCGGCGGAGAACCTCGCCCGGGTCCTCTCGGCGGGCCGGCTCGCCCCCGACCTGCTGCTGCGGGCCCCCGAGGCGGTGGCGATCCTCGGCGACCCGCAGGGGCTGAAGCCGCGCAGGCGCGAGCACCTGGAGCAGGAGGTGCTGGCCGCGGTGGGGCGCGCGGAGAATGCCGAATCCGCCGTCGCCGTGGTGCGCGGGGTGCGCAGGCGCGAACTGTTCCGGACCACGGCTGCGGACCTCATCGGCTCGTACGGCACGGAGGAGAGCCCCGCCGAGAAGGACCACGGGGCGCTCGTCGACCGGGTCGGCAACGCGGTCACCGATCTGAACGCCGTCACGATCGCGGGCGCCCTGCGCGCCGCCGTACGCGAACAGTGGGGGGACACCCTCCCCACCCGGTTCGCGGTCATCGGCATGGGCCGTTTCGGCGGGCACGAGCTCGGATACGGCTCCGACGCCGATGTGCTGTTCGTCCACTCGCCGCGCGAGGGCGTCGACGAGCAGGAGGCGGCCCGGGCCGCGAACCAGGTGGTCTCCGAGATGCGGAGACTGCTCCAACTACCCACAGCCGACCCGCCGTTGATCATCGACGCGGATCTTCGGCCGGAGGGCAAGAGCGGTCCGCTGGTGCGTACGCTGGGCTCGTACGAGGCCTACTACCGGCGCTGGTCGCTGGTCTGGGAGAGCCAGGCGCTGCTGCGCGCCGAGCCGATGGCGGGCGACGAGGAACTCGGACGCGAATTCATCGAGCTGATCGACCGGCTGCGCTATCCGATGGAGGGCCTCGGGGAGGACGCGGTCCGCGAGATCCGCCGACTGAAGGCCCGGATGGAGTCCGAACGGCTGCCGCGCGGCGCGGACCCCACGCTCCACACCAAACTGGGGCGCGGCGGGCTGAGCGATGTCGAGTGGACGGTCCAGCTGATGCAGATGCAGTACGGCTGGGCGGAGCCGGGCCTGCGCACGACCCGCACCCGCGAGGCGCTGGCCGCGGCGTGCGCGGCGGAGCTGATCCCGGCCGAGGACGCGCAGACCCTGGACGAGGCATGGGTGCTGGCGACGCGGGTCCGCAACGCGGTGATGCTGGTACGGGGCCGGCCGGGCGACACGTTTCCCTCGGGGCCGCGTGAACTCACCGCGGTGGGGCGGTACTTGGGGTACGAGCCGGGGCACGTCGGGGACATGCTGGACGACTACCGGCGGATCACCCGGCGGGCGCGGGCGGTGGTGGAGGAGCGGTTCTACGGGGCGTGA
- a CDS encoding phosphatase PAP2 family protein: protein MGELSVTPQEGRPRATPSPIVDEAAPAANAAQDAGRRDSGPARLRSLRSRRSPRRPRVWFEILLVAASYWVYSLVRNAVPEQKAEALRNADWIWSVETHLGIAVERTVNHAVNSVTWLIVSMNYYYATLHFIVTVCVLVWLFHRHPGRYSAARLALFATTAVALLGYYLYPLAPPRLMNGGRFIDTVLVHQTWGSMASGNFKNMSNQYAAMPSMHIGWSLWCGLTIFALAHAPWARILGLLYPAVTLLVIVSTANHFWLDALGGMTCLAFGYAVSYAWYGSLPHHLPKRVARPNRPAAGAHPHLTPDAPPAPHTPGPAPASARR from the coding sequence ATGGGTGAATTGAGCGTGACACCACAGGAAGGCCGGCCGCGGGCCACCCCGTCACCCATCGTGGACGAGGCGGCCCCCGCGGCGAACGCGGCGCAGGACGCCGGGCGGCGCGACAGCGGCCCGGCCCGGCTGCGTTCCCTGCGCTCCCGGCGTTCCCCCCGCAGGCCACGCGTCTGGTTCGAAATCCTTCTGGTCGCGGCCAGTTACTGGGTGTACTCGCTGGTGCGCAACGCCGTCCCGGAGCAGAAGGCCGAGGCGCTGCGCAACGCCGACTGGATCTGGTCGGTCGAGACCCATCTGGGCATCGCCGTGGAGCGGACGGTCAACCACGCGGTGAATTCCGTGACATGGCTGATCGTGTCGATGAACTACTACTACGCGACACTGCACTTCATCGTCACCGTCTGCGTCCTGGTGTGGCTGTTCCACCGTCACCCCGGCCGTTACTCGGCGGCCCGTCTGGCCCTGTTCGCGACCACGGCCGTGGCGCTGCTCGGCTACTACCTGTATCCGCTCGCGCCGCCGCGCCTGATGAACGGCGGCCGCTTCATCGACACCGTCCTGGTCCATCAGACCTGGGGTTCGATGGCCTCGGGCAACTTCAAGAACATGTCGAACCAGTACGCGGCGATGCCCTCGATGCACATCGGCTGGTCGCTCTGGTGCGGCCTGACCATCTTCGCGCTGGCCCACGCCCCCTGGGCGCGCATCCTGGGCCTGCTCTATCCGGCGGTCACCCTGCTCGTGATCGTGTCGACCGCCAACCACTTCTGGCTGGACGCACTGGGCGGCATGACGTGTCTGGCCTTCGGCTACGCGGTCTCGTACGCGTGGTACGGCTCGCTGCCGCACCACCTCCCGAAGCGGGTGGCGCGGCCGAACAGGCCCGCCGCGGGCGCCCACCCCCACCTCACCCCCGATGCACCACCCGCCCCCCACACACCGGGCCCCGCACCGGCGTCTGCCCGGCGGTGA
- a CDS encoding pyridoxamine 5'-phosphate oxidase family protein, whose protein sequence is MSGFEPFAELDTRYSDESATARPWSAAADLLTTAELYWLSTVRPDGRPHVTPLIGVWADGALHFCTDASERKALNLATNPEVVLTTGNNTLSEGLDVMVEGPAERVRDEDRLRRLAAAWESKYGPDWHFDVRDGAFLNGGRTALVFEVLPRTVFGFGKGAPYSQTRWRFS, encoded by the coding sequence ATGTCCGGATTCGAACCCTTCGCCGAGCTGGATACCCGCTACAGCGACGAGAGCGCGACGGCCCGCCCGTGGTCGGCGGCTGCGGACCTGCTGACCACGGCGGAGCTGTACTGGCTGAGCACGGTGCGCCCGGACGGCCGCCCGCACGTCACCCCGCTGATCGGGGTGTGGGCGGACGGCGCACTGCACTTCTGCACCGACGCGTCCGAACGCAAGGCCCTGAACCTGGCCACCAACCCGGAAGTGGTACTGACCACCGGCAACAACACCTTGTCCGAGGGTCTCGACGTGATGGTCGAGGGCCCGGCGGAGCGGGTGCGGGACGAGGACCGGCTGCGCAGGCTGGCCGCGGCCTGGGAGTCGAAGTACGGCCCCGACTGGCACTTCGACGTGCGTGACGGCGCGTTCCTGAACGGGGGCCGCACGGCGTTGGTGTTCGAGGTGCTGCCGCGCACGGTCTTCGGCTTCGGCAAGGGCGCCCCGTACAGCCAGACGCGGTGGCGGTTCAGCTGA